One stretch of Bombina bombina isolate aBomBom1 chromosome 7, aBomBom1.pri, whole genome shotgun sequence DNA includes these proteins:
- the LOC128636672 gene encoding olfactory receptor 2K2-like has product MDYTNVNAQGTTSAETHGEKNTSVKIGTLLGEFYLKTFNVSDKEQLVVFIGVLLMYLLALLGNVTIVTLVSLVSQLQTPMYLFLCSLSVQDIMYVSAILPKLLAITITGDTSITFSGCITQIFLFVFCIGTEFLLLTSMAYDRYVAICIPLHYPLIMSKMVCALLITVSWFGGLLNASAFSLIASHLTFCNKQEINNFFCDVTILLKLSCSDITYIMTLFIPLEATALGLLPFILIMISYIYIISTILKIRSSSGRLKTFSSCSSHLTVVLLFYGTSISLNMKPKSENSLEIDKLLSIIYTGVVPMVNPLVYSLRNKEVLKSMKSVLKKFL; this is encoded by the coding sequence AAAAAAACACAAGTGTAAAAATCGGCACATTATTGGGAGAATTCTATCTAAAAACATTTAATGTATCTGATAAAGAACAACTTGTGGTTTTCATTGGGGTTTTGCTGATGTATTTACTGGCTCTACTCGGAAACGTCACTATTGTCACACTTGTATCTCTGGTGTCCCAGCTGCAAACACCGATGTATTTATTCCTGTGCAGTTTATCAGTACAAGACATCATGTACGTATCTGCTATTTTGCCAAAGCTTTTGGCCATCACTATCACAGGTGATACCAGCATAACGTTCTCAGGCTGCATTACCCAGATATTTCTATTTGTATTCTGCATTGGTACTGAGTTTTTACTGCTGACCTCCATGGCTTACGACCGCTATGTGGCCATTTGTATCCCACTGCATTATCCTCTTATCATGAGCAAAATGGTGTGTGCTCTGCTTATCACTGTGTCTTGGTTTGGTGGCCTCTTGAATGCATCTGCTTTCTCTTTGATAGCATCTCATTTAACCTTCTGTAATAAACAAGAAATCAACAATTTCTTCTGTGATGTAACAATATTACTGAAGCTCTCGTGTAGTGACATCACATATATTATGACTTTGTTTATACCATTAGAAGCCACAGCATTGGGTCTGTTACCATTTATACTTATAATGATTTCCTATATCTATATCATATCTACCATCCTAAAGATCCGATCATCATCTGGAAGACTCAAGACCTTCTCCAGCTGCTCCTCCCATCTCACAGTTGTTTTACTCTTTTACGGAACTTCTATAAGCTTGAACATGAAACCTAAGTCGGAAAATTCTCTGGAAATAGATAAACTGCTCTCCATAATTTACACTGGCGTGGTTCCCATGGTAAATCCGCTGGTTTATAGCCTGAGAAATAAAGAGGTTTTGAAGTCCATGAAAAGTGTTTTGAAAAAGTTTCTGTAG